In Eschrichtius robustus isolate mEscRob2 chromosome 11, mEscRob2.pri, whole genome shotgun sequence, the following proteins share a genomic window:
- the SLC35C1 gene encoding GDP-fucose transporter 1 isoform X2, with protein sequence MALMGTSDPSGEAEASHEKPFVLRALQIALVVSLYWVTSISMVFLNKYLLDSPSLRLDTPIFVTFYQCLVTALLCKGLSSLATCCPGTMDFPTLRLDLRVARSILPLSVVFIGMITFNNLCLKYVGVAFYNVGRSLTTVFNVLLSYLLLKQTTSFYALLACSIIIGGFWLGVDQEGAEGTLSWTGTLFGVLASLCVSLNAIYTKKVLPAVDGSIWRLTFYNNINACVLFLPLLLLLGELPALYNFPQLGSAHFWGMMTLGGLFGFAIGYVTGLQIKFTSPLTHNVSGTAKACAQTVLAVLYYEETKSFLWWMSNMMVLGGSSAYTWVRGWEMKKIQEEPRPKEEEKSNVEV encoded by the exons ATGGCACTGATGGGGACTTCCGACCCCTCCGGAGAGGCAGAGGCCAGCCACGAGAAGCCCTTTGTGCTGCGGGCACTGCAGATCGCTCTGGTAGTCTCTCTCTACTGGGTCACGTCCATCTCCATGGTGTTCCTTAACAAGTACCTGCTGGATAGCCCCTCCCTACGGCTGGACACCCCCATCTTCGTCACCTTCTACCAGTGCCTGGTGACCGCGCTGCTGTGCAAGGGCCTCAGCTCACTGGCCACCTGCTGCCCTGGTACCATGGACTTCCCTACCCTGCGCCTGGACCTCAGGGTGGCCCGAAGCATCCTGCCCCTGTCGGTGGTCTTCATTGGCATGATCACCTTCAATAACCTCTGCCTCAAGTATGTGGGTGTGGCCTTCTACAACGTGGGCCGCTCACTCACCACCGTCTTCAATGTGCTGCTCTCCTACCTGCTGCTCAAGCAAACCACCTCCTTCTATGCCCTGCTCGCCTGCAGCATCATCATTG GTGGCTTCTGGCTTGGTGTGGACCAGGAGGGCGCAGAGGGTACCCTGTCTTGGACGGGCACCCTTTTTGGCGTGCTCGCCAGCCTCTGCGTCTCACTCAACGCCATCTACACGAAGAAGGTGCTCCCGGCGGTGGACGGCAGCATCTGGCGTCTGACCTTCTACAACAACATCAACGCCTGCGTCCTCTTTCTGCCCCTGCTCCTGCTGCTGGGGGAGCTCCCGGCCCTCTACAACTTCCCCCAGCTGGGCAGCGCCCACTTTTGGGGCATGATGACGCTGGGCGGCCTGTTTGGCTTCGCCATCGGCTATGTAACAGGACTGCAGATCAAGTTCACCAGTCCCCTGACCCACAACGTGTCCGGCACAGCCAAAGCCTGCGCCCAGACGGTGCTGGCCGTCCTCTACTACGAGGAGACGAAGAGcttcctctggtggatgagcaaCATGATGGTGCTGGGAGGCTCCTCCGCCTATACCTGGGTCAGGGGCTGGGAGATGAAAAAGATTCAGGAGGAGCCCCGCcccaaggaggaggagaagagtaaCGTGGAGGTGTGA
- the SLC35C1 gene encoding GDP-fucose transporter 1 isoform X1 yields the protein MQPGTGTCKPRASLKRSKILHMALMGTSDPSGEAEASHEKPFVLRALQIALVVSLYWVTSISMVFLNKYLLDSPSLRLDTPIFVTFYQCLVTALLCKGLSSLATCCPGTMDFPTLRLDLRVARSILPLSVVFIGMITFNNLCLKYVGVAFYNVGRSLTTVFNVLLSYLLLKQTTSFYALLACSIIIGGFWLGVDQEGAEGTLSWTGTLFGVLASLCVSLNAIYTKKVLPAVDGSIWRLTFYNNINACVLFLPLLLLLGELPALYNFPQLGSAHFWGMMTLGGLFGFAIGYVTGLQIKFTSPLTHNVSGTAKACAQTVLAVLYYEETKSFLWWMSNMMVLGGSSAYTWVRGWEMKKIQEEPRPKEEEKSNVEV from the exons GGCCTCTCTGAAGCGGTCAAAGATCCTGCACATGGCACTGATGGGGACTTCCGACCCCTCCGGAGAGGCAGAGGCCAGCCACGAGAAGCCCTTTGTGCTGCGGGCACTGCAGATCGCTCTGGTAGTCTCTCTCTACTGGGTCACGTCCATCTCCATGGTGTTCCTTAACAAGTACCTGCTGGATAGCCCCTCCCTACGGCTGGACACCCCCATCTTCGTCACCTTCTACCAGTGCCTGGTGACCGCGCTGCTGTGCAAGGGCCTCAGCTCACTGGCCACCTGCTGCCCTGGTACCATGGACTTCCCTACCCTGCGCCTGGACCTCAGGGTGGCCCGAAGCATCCTGCCCCTGTCGGTGGTCTTCATTGGCATGATCACCTTCAATAACCTCTGCCTCAAGTATGTGGGTGTGGCCTTCTACAACGTGGGCCGCTCACTCACCACCGTCTTCAATGTGCTGCTCTCCTACCTGCTGCTCAAGCAAACCACCTCCTTCTATGCCCTGCTCGCCTGCAGCATCATCATTG GTGGCTTCTGGCTTGGTGTGGACCAGGAGGGCGCAGAGGGTACCCTGTCTTGGACGGGCACCCTTTTTGGCGTGCTCGCCAGCCTCTGCGTCTCACTCAACGCCATCTACACGAAGAAGGTGCTCCCGGCGGTGGACGGCAGCATCTGGCGTCTGACCTTCTACAACAACATCAACGCCTGCGTCCTCTTTCTGCCCCTGCTCCTGCTGCTGGGGGAGCTCCCGGCCCTCTACAACTTCCCCCAGCTGGGCAGCGCCCACTTTTGGGGCATGATGACGCTGGGCGGCCTGTTTGGCTTCGCCATCGGCTATGTAACAGGACTGCAGATCAAGTTCACCAGTCCCCTGACCCACAACGTGTCCGGCACAGCCAAAGCCTGCGCCCAGACGGTGCTGGCCGTCCTCTACTACGAGGAGACGAAGAGcttcctctggtggatgagcaaCATGATGGTGCTGGGAGGCTCCTCCGCCTATACCTGGGTCAGGGGCTGGGAGATGAAAAAGATTCAGGAGGAGCCCCGCcccaaggaggaggagaagagtaaCGTGGAGGTGTGA